A segment of the Sphingobacterium oryzagri genome:
CGCCGATGCGGCCTCCCCGACCGAGTCTCTTTATCGCACGCTGGAGTTATTGCAAAGTAATCCGGCAAACCAAATTGTGATCATCAGCGGACGCCCGCATGAAACACTAGATCGCTGGTTTGGTCGGAAAGACTATTATCTCGTGGCAGAGCACGGTGCCTGGAGCAACTATCCAGAGCACACCTGGCAAAGCAAAAACCATATCTCTACACGCTGGAAAATTCCGGTAAAACATATCATGAACAAATTTGCGAATCGCACAGCCGGTGCCATTGTCGAGGAAAAAACGTATTCGCTGGCTTGGCACTACCGCAAGGCACAAACGGGACTGGGGCAGCTGCGTTCGCAAGAACTGGTGGATAGCTTGCGTTACCTCATACCGCACCACGGCTTGCAACTCTTAATGGGGGACAAAGTTATCGAGGTAAAAAACAGCGAACTCAACAAAGGCAAAGCAGCGATGGAAATTGTGGCAGACTACCAACCGGACTTTATCTTCGCCATTGGCGATGATGCAACGGATGAAGACATGTTTCTCGAACTACCTCAAGAAGCCATCACCGTCAAAGTAGGCAACAAAAAATCAGCCGCGCAATTTTACGTGGAAAGTCAGGAAGAGGCGGTTAGCCTCATCGATTACTTCGCTACAAAAAATCTGGATCTCCCGCCGGAGTCAACATCGAATGCTCATCTTCAAAAATTATAAAATTATAACATGAATAACGAAAAAAAGCATGTCTACAATACGGGAATAATTGGTAACTGTGCCTTTATTGCCCATGTTGAAAAAACGACAAACATCAGTTGGCTTTGTTGGCCTTCTTTTCAAGACTCCTTCGTGTTTGGCGGTTTGCTGGACAAAGGCTTGGGAGGCGAATTTTCCATTTTGCCCAGTACGACTATTCTGAACAGCGAACAACATTATATTGAAAATACGAATATTCTGACGACTACCATCAAAGCGGAAGATGGCAGCTACCGCGTCACAGATTTTGCGCCGCGCTTCGAACAATATGAGCGCTACTATAAACCTTTAATGTTGATTCGCAAGATCGAGCCGATTAGTCGTCGCCCTAAAATACGCGTTACCTGCGAGCCCGTATTTAATTATGGTGAACAAGCTTTGGATAAATCGCGTGGTAGCAATCACATTCAGTTTGAACGAGCAGATGTCAAAATGCGCCTGGCCACTAATATGCCGATCAGCCATTTTTTTGAAGATATCCCCTTCGTTTTGAGTAAACCAATTTATTTGGTTCTGACTTATGGAAGTCCGTTTGAAGCACCGATAGAGCGCACGGCGGAAGATTTCTTGAAACGCACGAAGCAGTATTGGCAGCGATGGGTCAAAAACGCTTCCATCCCGCCATTTTATCAGCGGGAAGTAATTCGCTCGTCGCTGGTGCTCAAACTACACCAGTATGAAGATACGGGTGCTATCATCGCAGCAAGTACAACGAGCTTACCTGAATTTCCAGGATCTGGGCGTAACTGGGATTATCGTTACTGTTGGTTGCGCGACAGCTATTATGTGTTGCAAGCGCTAAGCCATATCGGTCATTTTGAGGAAATGGAGAAATATGCCTCGTATATTGCCAATATCACACAAACCGATACGGGCCGACTACAGCCGCTGTATGGCATTATGGGCGAGCATAAACTCGAAGAACAAACGCTGGACTATCTGACCGGTTACTTAGGAAATCGACCTATTCGTATCGGAAACCAAGCATCAGAGCATATTCAAAATGATGTTTATGGCCAAGCGTTAATCGCACTCCTTCCCCTATTTACCGACCATCGTTTCCGCCACCAAAATCATGCGTTCACGGAAGAATGGACCAATTTTATCTTAGATAAAATCGAGGCAACGATCGATGAAAAAGATGCGGGCATCTGGGAGTTCCGAAATTTCGAAAATCGACACTGCTACTCCAATTTATTTCAATGGGCTGGCGCTACTGCCGCCTTAAAAATAGCTAAGCAGTATGGCTTTAAAGATATGGCTACGCGTGCTACACAACTACGCGAAAAAGCTATACAACATATCGAGCATTGTTATGATGAAGAGAAACAGGTGTATACAAATGCTGTAGAAAGTGAAAACCTCGATGCTTCTACCCTACAGCTCATTATGATGAATTACCTCGATCCGTCGAGCGATCGGGCAAAGCGACACCTGGAGCAACTGGAAAAGGAATTGAAAGGTGAACACGGATTATTTTACCGTTACTTGCATCGAGACGATTTTGGCAAACCTAAAGCAACATTTCTGGTATGCGCTTTTTGGTATGTTGAGGCGTTAGCCTGTGTGGGTCGATTAGATGAAGCGCAGGAAGTATTTAAGCAGTTGCTTTCGTTTGGTAACCACTTGATGCTGTTTAGCGAAGATGTGAATGAAGATGATGGCAGTCAGTGGGGAAACTTTCCGCAAGCATACAGCCATGTAGGGCTCGTGAATGCCGCCTATAGAATTTCCATGAAATTGGATAGTCCGGTATTTTTTGAGAGCTTATACGAGCAATAGTCAAAAATAAAAAATGGCGGTTTGAATACCGCCATTTTTGTTATACAAAAAAGACCTTGTTACCCTATTTTTCGTAGAAAAACAGGAAGTAGGCTAAGGCCAATATCGCCACGGCGATCACGATAGTCCAGGCTATCGTTCTTGCTGCCGGTTTATCATTAACTTCTTCTTGTGCCGATTGAGGAACTTCCTTACGAGGTGTGTCATCTCTTGGCTCTTCCGGATCGTAAATTTCTCTCTTTTCTTCCATGATATTATTAATTAGTGATTTGCTTATCTCACTTATCCATGTGCTTTATTTCCATCAACACGGGTAAGTATATAGTAAAAACACCGGCACAAAGCGAGATGTTCAGCAAGTAGTCCGAAAACGTATAAATTCCACCCAAATTCACGTACTTATACGTATCAAGATTAACTAAAACTGCGTGAAAGTCGGTCATGTAAGCCATATTTCAAGTAATAATTGCTAAAACGTTCAGCAGGCAATAGTGGTTATACAGGTAATGATACATTAGATATTTATGGAATAAGGAGAAGGATATGGCAAAAGACCACGGCAACCAGATAAAAGATGATGCGAAATACGAGGCGCTTCGTAAAGACGGTATGAGTCAGGAAAAAGCGGCGCGTATAGCAAACAGTCCCGGCGCAAGTACGCGGGGCGGCAAGGCATCAAAATTGGAAGAGCGAACAAAAAAAGAATTGGTAGAACAAGCGAAGAAAATTGGCATTACCGGGCGACACAACATGAAAAAATCGCAACTTGTCGAGGCGATACGAAATCACTAAAACGTTTATGAGCGAAACGCAACAGATGGAAATCTTAGCCTTAAAAGAGGCGGGATTACGGTATATAAGTGGTACGGAAGATGGCTACTGCCGCATACTGAAGGGCAAGAAATTTGTTTATTTGGATAAAAAAAGCCAACCGATTTCAGACGAGCGTATTCTGGAACGTATTAAAGCACTCGTTTTACCGCCAGCCTGGACGGCAGTATGGATTTGCAGACACCCGAACGGACATTTGCAGGCGACGGGCGTTGACGCTCGTGGACGTAAGCAATATCGGTATCATCCAGACTGGACGTCGTTACGAAGTGAAAAAAAATTCGTCAACCTCTATACGTTCGGTAAACGACTGCCTTTACTAAAAAAACAGCTGGTTCGTGATCTGCGAAAGCGGTCGTTGCTTCGGGATAAAGTTTGTGCTTTAGCGATAGCGGTGATGGACAAAACCTCTTTCAGAGCCGGAAACCGAAGTTACGAAAAAGCAAATGGCTCATACGGATTGACGACGTTGAAGAATAGACACATCAAGAAAATTTCTACCAATAAGCTCTTCTTTAAATTTGTTGGTAAAAAAGGTGTACTGCAACAGAGCTACCTCAAGGAAAAGAGCTTGGTAAAGTTGCTTCTAAAAGTAAAAGAGATACCCGGGCAGCGCATTTTTCAATATTACGACGAAGCAGGAGAAATCAGGGCTTTGGAATCTGGCGATATTAACAACTATCTCAAAGACGCAATGAAAATGGATGCCAGCTGCAAGAATTTCCGGACATGGAATGGCTGTTTACTGGCGCTGGCCAACATGCTTACCTTACCGATTCCGGAGAATAAAACTATGCGAAAGAAAAATATGCTAGCCTTGATTGATAACGTCGCGCAAACCCTAGGTAACACGCGTACCGTTACCCGATCGCATTACATTCACCCACGCATACTGCTGCACTACGAAAATGGCAAACTCGATAGCTGGATTAAAAAGATGCAATCTAAGCAAGAAGAAGTGCTGGATGCCGCAATTAAGAAAAAATTATTTTCTTTACTAAAAAACGCAGCTACCGATTAAGGAGCTGCGTTTTGTTGATTTTCACAAGAGCTTCAGCTTATCTGTTGCCCGTTGTTATCACGATTTCCTTTGCATTTACCAGCTTATCGTGTGCCAACTTGTAACCGCTATTTTTCTTTCCATCTACCTTGATCGCCTTTATATAATCGCCCTGTCCTTCTTTGCGAATTACGATTTGTGACGTTCCCTGATAAAAATCAGGATTTAAATGTATCGTCACCTTATCAAATACCGGTGTTACCACCGTATAATCCGGCCGACCGGGACATAGCGGATAAATGCCCATCATATTCATCAAAGCCCAGGTAGACATTGTGCCAGTATCATCATTCCCCGGGATGCCGCCTGGTGAATTGGTAAAGTGTTCTTGCAAAATAGTTTTTACCAGTTTCTGCGTGCGCCACTCTTCACCAGCGATTTCTGAAAAAATATGTGGGTATAGCATGTCAGGTTCATTTGTTACATCGAAATAGCCCTTATCAAAAGTTGATTGCAGACGTTGCACAAAATTTTTCTTACCGCCCATGAGTTTCACCAGTCCGTCGATATCATACGGAATAGCAAAGCTATAATTCCAGGCGTTACCTTCGTGAAAACCATGATTTGGCTCAAAATTAGCGCCCATCAACGGATCGAACGGTGAAAGAAAATCGCCATTGGGTAGTATCGGTCTGAATGTACCATATTCTTTAGAATAATAATGTTGATAACCATTAGCACGCGCTGCAAACATTTTCGCGTCGTCCGTTTTACCCAAAGATTTAGCTAGCTGTGCCAAATTCCAGTCGGCTACGTAATACTCAATCGCATGCGATACGGAGTTGTCAAACGAATCCCGCAAAGGCACATAATTATATTTTACGTAATCGGCATTGTCTGGACGGATACGATTACTGCTATCGGTTACCGTTGCCGATTTATAAAACGCAGCGTAGGCCGCGTCGATATCATAATCGCGTATTCCTTTCATCCAGGCATCCACGATCACGGGAATCGCCGGGTCGCCATCCATCGTGTATGATTCACGGCTATACAGCTCCCATTTAGGCATCCAGCCGTGCTCTTTGTACATACCTATCATCGAGCGTATCATCGCCGTTTGCCGATCAGGGAAGAGTAAACTCATCAACGGTTGCACATTTCTGTAAGTATCCCACAATGAAAAAACGGTATACCTGTTGCCGGTTGTTTTTAACGTTTCGCGAGTTTCCATAGCCGGATATTCGCCGTTCACATCCTGAAAAATATTCGGATGGATTAGTGCATGGTATAGCGCCGTGTAAAACACCGTTTTTTGATCGGCTGTTCCGCCCTCAACCTCAATTTTCGAGAGATCGTCATTCCATTTCGCTTCAGCCGCAGTCTTGATCGCGTCAAAGTCGCCCTTAGGTTGCTCGGTCTTTAGATTCTCGCGTGCATTTGCGATGCTGACGAAAGAAACAGCTAGTTGCACTTCAACGGTCTCCTCTTCGGCTGTTTCAAACGAGAAAAAAGCACCAATATCGTCTCCAGCAAGTATATCTTTATAATCGGTGAAGAGCTTATACTTTCCCGCATCTTTGTTCCAGTCATTTTCCCAGGCTGCTCCTGGACGTTGGAATTTCCAATAGCCGGTTTTGCTAGGCTTTTTATTGATCCGTAACACAAAGTAGATCGGGTAAACGGCTTGATTGTTTACATAACAGAACGAGCCCAATAACTTGGAACCTTCAATTTCCGTTTCGCTTACTTGCCGCACCGATGCGCCCGTTTCGTTGGTCAAGCCTTCGCCCAAGTTAAGTAAGATATGGTTTGTTCCTTTCGGAAACGTAAAGCGTGTAGTACCCACGCGTTGTGTTGCTGTGGCTTCTGCCTTGATTTTGTATTTATCAAGCACATTGCTGTAATAGCCTGGCGTCGCCTTTTCTGCGCTGTATGTACTTCCATATTTTCGATAATCTACTTCCAACGTGCCTGATGTGGCCATCAACAGCAAACTTCCCATATCCGGACAACCAACACCGCTGAGGTTTACATGTGAGAAACCTGTAAAATAAGCGTTTTTAAACTCATACGGGGTCGACCACCAGCGCGCGTCTTTATCAAACTCATTTAGCGTAGATCCCATAACGTTGAAAGGAGATACATTCATCAATCCTTGTGGCACCTGCGCACCGGGATTGGTCGTTCCGTAATTGGACGTCCCGATAAAAGGATTCACATAATCAACCGGCCGCTTTTGTGCGAAGACAGCCCCACATAAAAACAGCAGTGTTACACCGTATTTTGTTAGTAATCGCATATAATAAAGTAAAAAATTAAAATTAAACGCACGATAATTGTCTATGCACTGACTTTTAGTGTACGCACGACAAAGGAACTCATTCTTGAACAAATAGCGTTGTATTTCTTGGTATTTTTTTGTGCGAGCAGCCGTCAGCATGTGAAAAATGAAGTCGCATAACCAAGGGGATGGATATGCCGATCTGAATTTTCACGGCTTGAAAAACCGGCTCGAGAGAAGGACACAAAAACAGCATTGCAATCTGCAGCCGTAAAAAAATCAATTGGTAAGGTGAGGACCGCTACGTCCGGACCGTAATTTTGTTTACTGGAAAAAAAGAGATGGAAAATTAAATCAATTACAGTATATTCAGGGATGTCATTTCATTAAAAAATTTTAACTACGCTCATCATGCAAACAATTCCTATTTACCAGGTCGATACTTTTACAACAGAACGCTTTAAAGGAAATCCTGCGGCTGTTTGTCCGCTAGACGCTTGGCTCGATGACGATACCTTATTAGCTATTGCAGCAGAAAACAACCTATCAGAAACGGCATTCTACGTTCGTAAGGAAGATCATTTCGAGATCCGTTGGTTTACGCCGGCCACCGAGGTGGATCTATGTGGACATGCAACGCTCGCAAGCGCGTACGTCATGACGCATTTCGAACCGGATGTTACTGCAAGCATCGCCTTGTTTTCTCCGCGGAGTGGACATTTGAATGTCGCTGTTAAGGACGATGTGTATAGCCTGGACTTCCCTACTGACAGCTTACAAGAGGTAGCTTTAAGCGAGGCACTCCTTGCGACAACAGATAAAAAACCGCTACGTGCTTTTCGCGGAAAAACAGATTACTTGTTGATCTTCGAATCACAGGCAGATATTGCATCGATGAAGCCCAACCTGCAAACTATCGCGCAGCTAGATGCGCGCGGACTCATCGTTAGTTCCGCTGGCGAGCAACACGATTTTGTATCCCGATTTTTTGGTCCTGCAGTGGGCGTTGATGAAGATCCCGTTTGCGGATCTGCCCATACTACGCTTATTCCCTACTGGGCAGCGGCACTTGAAAAAGATCAGCTACGCGCATATCAGCTTTCCAAACGCGGTGGCGAGTTACAGCTCGGATTGCACGCGGAGCGGGTTAGTATTGCTGGTGCTGCCGCTTTGTATCTGAAAGGTGAAATTTATATTTAAACGATCAGATTACACAAAAAAAGAGCTCGACGAGCTCTTTTTTTGTGTAATCTATTTTTTGTTGGTTAGATAAAATCCATCCAATTCGCATTTTCGTGATACTCTACAATGGGCGAAGCACTATTGATATTCGAAAAGTCGGATAGCAATTTGCGGATATCCATCTGCATATGTTTAAAACTATTTTCAAAGAGATCGTTACGGAAACCTTTTGTCGTCATATTAAAAACATACTGCAGCGTGATCAAGCGGGCAATAACCTTTCCTAGTACAATAAGCTGCCTTTGCGCCATGCTTTCCGGCAAAGTGAAATCCAACAGTTTGGTAAATCGATCGCCGATCAGCGTCGTTTGCTCGAGTGATTGAATAAGCAGGCCAAAATTAGGTTGTTTTTCTTTTTTCATTTGCTTGACTACGATTTCCGCAATCTGCGTGTATAACATCTCGTTTGAGCCTTCGAAGATCTGGAACGGGCGACTATCCACAATGCCGCGACCAGCTACGTGATCGATCTTGTAACCACTTGAACCAGACAATTGTACACAGATCTGCGCAGCTTCCTGCATTAAATCGGTCACCAGTGCCTTCATCGAGTTAGCTTCCAATCCTTTTGTTGCCAAATCTTGATCTATCCCGGAGATCGCTGTGCTGCGCGCGCACATACCAGAACACAACGAAAACGACGATTGTATACGCGAAAGTTGATATTGCACAGCATCCAAATCCAACAGTTTTTGGTTACCTACTTTTCTGTTTTTACAGTGTTCCAATGCTTCATCCAACATCCGCTTGATAAAGCCCATGCCCATACCTGGAAATTGTAAACGACTGCGGTGCAAAATATCCAGCATCATTTTTATACCGGTGCTGTGCTGTAGCAATTTTTGCTGGGCAGGCACGGTAATATCGATGGTATTAAGACCATACGGAATCATGTATAAGCCCAAATTGTTAAAGTAATGCTCTACATGTATGCGTTGATCATCTTTACTATTATCAGTAACGAAGAAATCGATATCGCGAGCCAGTTCGCCATCGGCCAGGCGTTTTCGCGCTGCCACAAGCCAAAACTCCGCCATACCTGTCAAACCTTGCCAATGTTTGGTACCATTTAACCGGTATGTGTCTTGTTCTTGTGTATAATAGGTACGCATGTTAAGTGCATCACTTCCAAAGTCGGGCTCCGTAATCATCAATCCGCCCATAGCCTGGCCTGTTAGAAAACGATCAAAAATATACGGTTTGATGCTATCATCGCCATATTTGGCAAAGGGCTCCAAAAAGAGCGCGATGTTTATTCCGAAGGTTAAAGATAATGGTAACGATTCATAAGACGCCGCGGCCAGAATACCTAAACATTCCTTAACTTGTGTACCACGACCTCCGTATTCTTCTGGAATAGCCACAGAAAGTGGCTTATGTTCCATTATGCCGTTCCATATTTCCGGCGGCAACCCACGGTTGACACTTAATTCATTAATATTTGACTCGCTGTGAAAAAGAGTATGTAACCTTTTCTCAAAGCGACTTAAAAACTCTTGATAATTTTCTTTCATATTGTCAATCGCGTATGTATAGCCCACCGATTGGCGTAAATGTACAAAATAAAAAAGGCATTACAGCTACGGATAAGGCGATCTAACGCGTGTGATGCACTTTTTAAACGCCTAAACCAATAAAACAAATTGCAGATCAACCGTTTAAAATTTTTAGCTAATTTTAAAAGTATGCGTATATCAGGTCTTTAACCAACTATTTAAGCCCGGTTAAGCATAGCAATTAAAGGGTTATGACAAAGATTTAGTTTCTACAAAAAAAATAAATAGCATGTTTACCAAATATTTACCTTACTTTTGCAGCATAACACGGCTACTGCCTCTGCTGTTGCTGATTTAGTTTAGCTTACCCTTTTCTTCCTCAGTTTTCGCTTTTTCAGCTGCCCATATATGTTTTTATTAGTATATGAACGTTTTAGTTGATTTAGTACAAATAGCACACCTTAAAGTTTTTATTGCCCTATCGAACGGCTTAGTTTTCAGCGACAACACATGTTGCTAGAAACGAACATACCCATCATGACATTTCAAGAATTAAACATCATCCCCCCTATACAGAAAGCGATTGCTGAAATGGGCTATACACGTCCATCACCAATCCAAGAAAAAGCCATTCCCGTTGTGCTGGCTAATAGCGACCTTATTGGTTGCGCCCAAACCGGAACAGGCAAAACAGCTGCATTCGCAATTCCTTCTTTACAGCGCATTGCCGCGCAAAAACCAAAAACGGTTGGCGCGCCGCGTGTTTTGGTACTTACACCTACACGCGAACTTGCGATACAGATTGACGAAAATTTTGCGCTATACGGCAAATATTTACCGCTCAAACACACCTTGGTATTTGGCGGCGTATCGGCCAATATGCAGATCAGCAGCTTGAAGAAAGGAACAGATGTCATCATTGCCACGCCAGGACGCTTACTGGATTTGGCACGTCAAAAACAAATTAACCTTTCTGGTATTGAGATTTTGGTATTGGATGAGGCAGATACCATGCTTGACATGGGCTTTATAAACGATATCAAAAAGATTTTGACATTTTTACCGGAAAAACGCCAAACTTTGTTTTTTTCGGCGACTATGCCCCCGCCGATTCGTAAGTTTGCGACATCGATCTTGCGGGAAACTGTAGAAATTAACGTAAATCCTGTATCTTCGACAGCAGCATTGATTGAGCAATCGGTATACCATGTCGAAAAGCCACTCAAGCCCAAGTTTTTGGTGCACTTGCTGCGCAAGGAAAGCATCAAGCAGACGCTGGTGTTTACACGCACCAAGCACGGCGCGGATAGGTTGACCAAGATGTTAAAAAAACAAGGTTTCGAGGCGCTGGCTATTCATGGAAATAAATCGCAAGGTGCACGACAAAAAGCACTGAGCGAATTTAAAAAAGGGCAGATACAAATACTTGTCGCAACCGATATTGCTGCACGCGGCATTGACATCGACGAGTTACCACACGTGATCAACTATGAGCTTCCCGAAGTATCGGAAACTTATGTACACCGTATAGGCCGGACAGGACGAGCTGGAAAAACAGGTATCGCGGTGTCGCTTTGCAGTAGCGAGGAACGTAAAAACTTAGATGGCATTCAAAAATTAACGGGCAACAAGATACTTGTGGAGAAACTTAGCAAAATAGGCTTTTCCGCTTAATCACTTGTCTTACATAAACAATAAAAATAAATAATACAATTAAATACAATTATCATGCAAGAAGGAACAATTAAATTTTTCAACACAACCAAAGGTTTCGGTTTTATTACTCCAGCTAACGGTGGTCAAGATGTTTTCGTACACGTATCAGGTTTGATCGACGAAGTAAGAGAAAACGATGCCGTTACTTACGAAATTGAAAACGGTAAAAAAGGCGTTAACGCTGTTAAAGTTCGCTTAGTATAATTACTAGACGACATAAAAAGAAGCCAGGCTATATAAACATAGCCTGGTTTTTTATTTAGCACATGTACCAACGCATAGCTAGCGTTTGGCTTGAAAAACAAAAATCTTGTGTTCCAATTCCTAAAAAAGGAACAAACTTTTACCTGCTTTCGTAAACAGTGCCGCTGCGCTATTCTTTACGCAATACCTCCAAAGCAGGCCTGTTTAATGCCGATAAGCTGTTGAGCACACCTATAATAACCGTAAGCAACACCACGAAAGCAATCAAGAGCAAGACGAAACCAAGAGCAGGTGCAAAGCTTGTTTCGAAGATAAATATAGCAAGCGTATTGGCAGCTACTAAAGCAATCATTACCCCACTTAATGCGGCAAACAAGCCCAAAAACAAGTATTCTGCAAAAACGATCTGCGCAATCTGCTTTTTGCTGGCTCCTAGCGTACGTAAAAGTATATTTTCACGAAGGCGCTGATATTTGCTGATGAGCAGTGAAGCCACCAGTACCACGAGCCCGGTAAGGATACTAAACGAACCGATAAAGGTAATCACGAAGCCAATTTTATTCAATAAATCGTCAAGCACCTGCAATAAAGCATGGATATCGATGACCGACACATTGGGAAAATCGTTAACCACCAACCGTTGTATGTTTGCCGACTGTTCTTTGTCTGCAGCACGTGTCATCAGTACATAAAATTGCGGCGCATCATCTAGTGAACCTTTCGCCAGCACCATTCGGAAATTTGTTTGAAAGCGATTCCAATCTACCTGGCGCAAACTCGACACTTTTGCTGGAAGCAACAATCCTTGTACGTTGAGTAACAACACATCCCCTACCTTAGCATGAATGCGTTGCGCATAGCCTTCTTCCAACGAAACCTGCGCCGTATCGTTTGCACCGACCTGCCCTATCCACTCGCCCGCTGTAATTTTTTCGGATTCGGCGAGTGCATCGCGATATGTGGCGCGCACCTCACCGCGAAAAGCTCTAGCCGAATAGCCCAGTGTTGAATCAGCCAGCACGTCGTTTAGCGCATGCCCATTGATAGCCGCCAATTGCAATGTGACAATCGGAACCTCTTCCATCACCGGCAGTTTCTCGCGCTCGATAAGCGATTTTACCGCAGCTCGCTGTGCCGGTTGAATATCAAACAATACCATGTTTGCCTGGCCCGAGGAGTTACCCCTATCCACACGTTGCAACAGCATATCTTGCACAAAGAATAGCGTAGCGATCAATGCCGTGCCAAACCCCACCGAAAGTATAACAATAGTTGTCTGATTGCGCGGACGAAATAGATTAGATAAGCCCTGTCTCCAAACGTACGGCATTGAAGCGGGGAAAAATCGACGCACGATCCACATTAATAATTGTGCAACGGCATAAAGAATAGAAAAAGTAATGGCGATGCCAGCGACGAAATAAGCGGTTTGTACCCAATCGTCCAGTTGTAAACGTGAAAAACCTATCAGAAACACGATGATCAAAGCGACGACAAACCAGCGCCATGGATCTGCAGGAGCCTTGTCACTATCAGAAACCACGCGTAGCGTGTTTAAAGGCGAAATGCGCCGCAGGCTAATCAACGGCAAAAGTGCGAATAACACCGCGATAATAAAGCCGAGTAAAATACCCTGTGCAATAGAAAACCAAGAAATAGCCGAAGACAATTCAACCGGTAAAAAGTCTTGCATCACAATCGGCAAGAAATACTGTATACCGGTGCCCAGCAACGCGCCTATTATACCGGCAAATAAACCGATACCTGCAAATTGCACGAAAAAGATAAGAAATGCTTTTCTCGATGTGGCACCTAAACAACGTAAGGTAGCTACCGTCACCATTTTTTCCTGAACGTAAACATGCACCGCACTCGAAACACCGATAGCGCCCAGCAACAAAGCAGTAAAG
Coding sequences within it:
- a CDS encoding glycoside hydrolase family 15 protein; protein product: MNNEKKHVYNTGIIGNCAFIAHVEKTTNISWLCWPSFQDSFVFGGLLDKGLGGEFSILPSTTILNSEQHYIENTNILTTTIKAEDGSYRVTDFAPRFEQYERYYKPLMLIRKIEPISRRPKIRVTCEPVFNYGEQALDKSRGSNHIQFERADVKMRLATNMPISHFFEDIPFVLSKPIYLVLTYGSPFEAPIERTAEDFLKRTKQYWQRWVKNASIPPFYQREVIRSSLVLKLHQYEDTGAIIAASTTSLPEFPGSGRNWDYRYCWLRDSYYVLQALSHIGHFEEMEKYASYIANITQTDTGRLQPLYGIMGEHKLEEQTLDYLTGYLGNRPIRIGNQASEHIQNDVYGQALIALLPLFTDHRFRHQNHAFTEEWTNFILDKIEATIDEKDAGIWEFRNFENRHCYSNLFQWAGATAALKIAKQYGFKDMATRATQLREKAIQHIEHCYDEEKQVYTNAVESENLDASTLQLIMMNYLDPSSDRAKRHLEQLEKELKGEHGLFYRYLHRDDFGKPKATFLVCAFWYVEALACVGRLDEAQEVFKQLLSFGNHLMLFSEDVNEDDGSQWGNFPQAYSHVGLVNAAYRISMKLDSPVFFESLYEQ
- a CDS encoding DUF7218 family protein, translated to MAKDHGNQIKDDAKYEALRKDGMSQEKAARIANSPGASTRGGKASKLEERTKKELVEQAKKIGITGRHNMKKSQLVEAIRNH
- a CDS encoding DNA topoisomerase IB encodes the protein MSETQQMEILALKEAGLRYISGTEDGYCRILKGKKFVYLDKKSQPISDERILERIKALVLPPAWTAVWICRHPNGHLQATGVDARGRKQYRYHPDWTSLRSEKKFVNLYTFGKRLPLLKKQLVRDLRKRSLLRDKVCALAIAVMDKTSFRAGNRSYEKANGSYGLTTLKNRHIKKISTNKLFFKFVGKKGVLQQSYLKEKSLVKLLLKVKEIPGQRIFQYYDEAGEIRALESGDINNYLKDAMKMDASCKNFRTWNGCLLALANMLTLPIPENKTMRKKNMLALIDNVAQTLGNTRTVTRSHYIHPRILLHYENGKLDSWIKKMQSKQEEVLDAAIKKKLFSLLKNAATD
- a CDS encoding GH92 family glycosyl hydrolase, encoding MRLLTKYGVTLLFLCGAVFAQKRPVDYVNPFIGTSNYGTTNPGAQVPQGLMNVSPFNVMGSTLNEFDKDARWWSTPYEFKNAYFTGFSHVNLSGVGCPDMGSLLLMATSGTLEVDYRKYGSTYSAEKATPGYYSNVLDKYKIKAEATATQRVGTTRFTFPKGTNHILLNLGEGLTNETGASVRQVSETEIEGSKLLGSFCYVNNQAVYPIYFVLRINKKPSKTGYWKFQRPGAAWENDWNKDAGKYKLFTDYKDILAGDDIGAFFSFETAEEETVEVQLAVSFVSIANARENLKTEQPKGDFDAIKTAAEAKWNDDLSKIEVEGGTADQKTVFYTALYHALIHPNIFQDVNGEYPAMETRETLKTTGNRYTVFSLWDTYRNVQPLMSLLFPDRQTAMIRSMIGMYKEHGWMPKWELYSRESYTMDGDPAIPVIVDAWMKGIRDYDIDAAYAAFYKSATVTDSSNRIRPDNADYVKYNYVPLRDSFDNSVSHAIEYYVADWNLAQLAKSLGKTDDAKMFAARANGYQHYYSKEYGTFRPILPNGDFLSPFDPLMGANFEPNHGFHEGNAWNYSFAIPYDIDGLVKLMGGKKNFVQRLQSTFDKGYFDVTNEPDMLYPHIFSEIAGEEWRTQKLVKTILQEHFTNSPGGIPGNDDTGTMSTWALMNMMGIYPLCPGRPDYTVVTPVFDKVTIHLNPDFYQGTSQIVIRKEGQGDYIKAIKVDGKKNSGYKLAHDKLVNAKEIVITTGNR
- a CDS encoding PhzF family phenazine biosynthesis protein, whose amino-acid sequence is MQTIPIYQVDTFTTERFKGNPAAVCPLDAWLDDDTLLAIAAENNLSETAFYVRKEDHFEIRWFTPATEVDLCGHATLASAYVMTHFEPDVTASIALFSPRSGHLNVAVKDDVYSLDFPTDSLQEVALSEALLATTDKKPLRAFRGKTDYLLIFESQADIASMKPNLQTIAQLDARGLIVSSAGEQHDFVSRFFGPAVGVDEDPVCGSAHTTLIPYWAAALEKDQLRAYQLSKRGGELQLGLHAERVSIAGAAALYLKGEIYI
- a CDS encoding acyl-CoA dehydrogenase family protein translates to MKENYQEFLSRFEKRLHTLFHSESNINELSVNRGLPPEIWNGIMEHKPLSVAIPEEYGGRGTQVKECLGILAAASYESLPLSLTFGINIALFLEPFAKYGDDSIKPYIFDRFLTGQAMGGLMITEPDFGSDALNMRTYYTQEQDTYRLNGTKHWQGLTGMAEFWLVAARKRLADGELARDIDFFVTDNSKDDQRIHVEHYFNNLGLYMIPYGLNTIDITVPAQQKLLQHSTGIKMMLDILHRSRLQFPGMGMGFIKRMLDEALEHCKNRKVGNQKLLDLDAVQYQLSRIQSSFSLCSGMCARSTAISGIDQDLATKGLEANSMKALVTDLMQEAAQICVQLSGSSGYKIDHVAGRGIVDSRPFQIFEGSNEMLYTQIAEIVVKQMKKEKQPNFGLLIQSLEQTTLIGDRFTKLLDFTLPESMAQRQLIVLGKVIARLITLQYVFNMTTKGFRNDLFENSFKHMQMDIRKLLSDFSNINSASPIVEYHENANWMDFI